From Dioscorea cayenensis subsp. rotundata cultivar TDr96_F1 chromosome 13, TDr96_F1_v2_PseudoChromosome.rev07_lg8_w22 25.fasta, whole genome shotgun sequence, the proteins below share one genomic window:
- the LOC120274579 gene encoding scarecrow-like protein 32, producing MMQFSESAPPPPPPPPPPPLPPLQLHQNPLGLCLDLTTTKSHSRPWPSFPTSSKTLGTTFNNASCMEQLLVHCATAIETNDSTLAQQILWVLNNIAPPDGDSNQRLTSAFLRALIIRASKTGTCAVLAAAVTRADSELALYSHRFSAIELASFIDLTPWYRFGFSATNSAITEAIEGFQIIHLVDLSTTHCMQIPTLIDMLANRPEGPPFIRLTVPGITYSNTNPPPPLLDLSYDELGARLIAFARSRNIGMEFRVIPSDFSQGFDTLIEQLRAEQMVCDGEALVVNCQMMLHYVPEETVSHEINHLSMRSCCLKAIRSLEPTIITLVEEDADFTDSDLVGRLRSAFNFLWIPYDAVETFLPKGSDQRRWYEGGVCWKIENVIAHEGMQRVERLESRGRWVQRMRGAGFRGLGFGEEAVGEVKAMLDEHAAGWGLKKEDEGLVLSWKGHNVVFATAWAPC from the coding sequence ATGATGCAGTTCAGTGAGAgtgcaccaccaccaccaccaccaccaccaccaccacccttACCACCACTACAACTCCATCAAAACCCTCTAGGTCTTTGCCTAGACCTAACCACAACCAAGTCTCATTCTCGCCCATGGCCTTCCTTCCccacctcctccaaaaccctaggcACCACCTTCAACAACGCCAGCTGCATGGAACAACTCCTCGTCCACTGCGCCACTGCCATTGAAACCAACGACTCCACTCTCGCCCAACAAATCCTCTGGGTCCTCAACAACATCGCCCCTCCTGACGGTGACTCCAATCAACGCCTAACTTCCGCCTTTCTCCGAGCTCTCATCATTCGTGCTTCCAAAACCGGCACTTGTGCCGTTCTTGCCGCTGCCGTCACTCGTGCCGACTCTGAGCTCGCTCTCTACTCACACCGTTTCTCCGCCATCGAGCTCGCCAGCTTCATCGACCTCACTCCTTGGTACCGCTTCGGCTTTTCCGCCACTAACTCTGCTATCACCGAAGCCATCGAAGGCttccaaatcattcatttagTCGATTTAAGTACCACTCACTGCATGCAAATACCTACTCTCATCGACATGTTAGCAAACCGGCCGGAAGGTCCACCTTTCATCAGGCTCACCGTCCCCGGAATCACATACTCAAACACAAATCCTCCTCCTCCATTGCTTGACCTCTCTTACGATGAACTTGGAGCAAGACTCATAGCTTTCGCTCGATCACGAAACATCGGCATGGAATTCAGAGTTATTCCTTCCGACTTCTCTCAAGGCTTCGACACACTCATCGAGCAGCTCCGAGCTGAGCAAATGGTCTGTGATGGTGAAGCTTTGGTTGTAAATTGCCAAATGATGCTGCACTATGTCCCGGAAGAGACTGTGAGTCATGAAATAAACCATTTATCAATGCGATCATGTTGTCTAAAAGCCATTCGAAGTTTAGAGCCAACAATTATCACACTAGTTGAAGAAGATGCTGATTTCACAGACAGTGATCTCGTCGGGAGGCTTCGATCGGCTTTTAATTTTCTCTGGATACCATACGATGCCGTCGAGACGTTCTTGCCGAAGGGGAGTGATCAGAGAAGGTGGTATGAAGGGGGAGTTTGTTGGAAGATAGAGAATGTTATAGCACATGAAGGGATGCAAAGAGTAGAGAGGTTGGAGAGTAGAGGGAGATGGGTGCAGAGAATGAGAGGAGCTGGGTttagaggattagggtttggggaGGAGGCAGTGGGGGAGGTAAAGGCCATGCTTGATGAGCATGCTGCAGGGTGGGGGTTGAAGAAGGAAGATGAAGGGTTGGTGCTCTCTTGGAAAGGCCATAATGTTGTCTTTGCTACTGCTTGGGCTCCTTGttga